Proteins encoded together in one Rubripirellula reticaptiva window:
- the xrtU gene encoding exosortase U, producing MNSDESLARISRQLDELNNPGDKDSWLTNSSGIRLWIVCLIPTLPLLLVYLWASVRTAPLAYIPLAFLLVGLLYRSRADSPVGRPKKKADWLPIGIGLLAVLMAVLLSYPWFSAFGFVCIAGSFLRSVRGRLRRSLAYLTAPLISILVPPFQIDDLIVNWAHRKTTWIASIFLDFLEIPHAIDGSVIQLFELEVLASEVNGGFLSIFCLFFIACSLMAWKRVSLWLLPAYAIAALATTILVNASRVTFHIFAIESLEIDEAVSWLPIAAAATAGIAAIAILYSFHHLITAFFHFVEPNQDANVNPIVQGFNKLSYMNENRAFEEMSQYRSREGRDEAVPIASTAWMGLVGIGALLALLSVVQVFRSPIVSDDKLVATKVLLAPDENFFNAVKIQAAKIESHSLTMTEQNNGPELRSDSWEGTFGDAQLKIQITQPLVGWWELSNGYRQLGWEVLDRDTVAATEDGIESDKDALSKPFIYARLRQQEPELLQSYLFFSSVDEHGKIGEAPTGFESLLKRLKRRMGFGNRETAVAMIQMWVISKDRLSSSDLLELRLAFVKYRSTLSDALKSSKNQVGIPDKIDIEIDSIETTFPNEITP from the coding sequence ATGAACTCGGATGAATCGCTGGCGAGAATTTCTCGACAACTTGATGAGCTGAACAACCCCGGCGACAAGGACAGCTGGCTTACAAACTCATCAGGCATCCGGCTTTGGATCGTTTGTTTGATTCCAACGTTGCCACTGTTGCTGGTCTACCTCTGGGCCTCAGTTCGCACGGCGCCGCTCGCCTACATACCGCTGGCATTTTTGTTGGTTGGACTACTGTATCGGTCGAGAGCCGACAGCCCCGTTGGTCGACCCAAGAAGAAAGCAGACTGGCTTCCGATCGGAATCGGCTTACTGGCGGTTTTGATGGCCGTGCTGCTTTCTTATCCATGGTTTTCGGCCTTTGGTTTCGTCTGCATTGCAGGATCGTTTCTTCGCAGTGTGCGTGGAAGATTGCGTCGAAGTCTGGCATATTTAACCGCACCGCTGATTTCGATTCTGGTGCCACCGTTCCAAATCGACGACCTAATCGTGAACTGGGCACACCGTAAAACGACATGGATTGCGAGTATCTTTTTGGATTTCCTAGAAATCCCTCACGCAATCGACGGCAGTGTGATCCAGCTTTTCGAACTTGAAGTCCTTGCCAGCGAAGTCAATGGCGGATTCCTGTCGATCTTCTGCCTCTTTTTCATCGCGTGCAGTTTGATGGCTTGGAAACGCGTCAGTCTATGGCTGTTACCGGCCTACGCGATTGCGGCACTGGCTACCACCATTTTGGTCAATGCATCGCGAGTCACCTTTCACATATTCGCAATTGAATCACTCGAAATCGACGAAGCGGTTAGCTGGTTGCCGATCGCGGCCGCGGCCACCGCTGGAATCGCAGCGATTGCAATTCTCTACTCGTTTCACCACCTAATCACAGCGTTTTTTCACTTCGTTGAACCCAACCAAGACGCAAACGTGAACCCGATCGTTCAAGGCTTCAATAAGCTTTCGTACATGAACGAGAACCGAGCATTCGAAGAAATGTCACAATATCGATCACGTGAAGGCCGTGATGAGGCTGTCCCGATTGCCAGCACAGCGTGGATGGGCCTGGTTGGAATTGGCGCACTGCTTGCACTGCTTTCGGTCGTCCAAGTGTTTCGATCGCCAATCGTATCGGACGACAAACTAGTAGCAACCAAGGTACTCCTTGCACCGGACGAAAATTTCTTTAACGCAGTCAAGATTCAGGCCGCAAAGATCGAATCGCATTCGCTCACGATGACGGAACAAAACAATGGTCCTGAACTGCGAAGCGATTCGTGGGAAGGCACATTCGGCGATGCACAACTAAAGATTCAAATCACTCAGCCATTGGTTGGGTGGTGGGAGCTGTCCAATGGATATCGTCAACTGGGCTGGGAAGTGCTTGACCGAGATACCGTTGCTGCAACCGAAGATGGAATTGAATCCGATAAAGACGCACTTTCAAAGCCGTTCATTTACGCGCGCCTTCGCCAGCAAGAGCCTGAACTACTGCAAAGCTACCTGTTCTTTTCATCGGTCGATGAGCATGGCAAGATCGGTGAAGCGCCGACCGGATTCGAATCATTGCTGAAGCGACTCAAACGCAGAATGGGCTTTGGCAATCGCGAGACGGCGGTTGCGATGATTCAGATGTGGGTAATATCGAAAGACCGCCTATCATCGTCTGACCTGCTGGAACTGCGACTTGCGTTCGTCAAGTATCGCAGCACCCTTTCCGACGCTTTGAAATCAAGCAAAAATCAGGTCGGAATTCCCGACAAGATCGACATCGAAATCGACAGCATCGAGACCACGTTTCCCAACGAGATAACGCCATGA
- a CDS encoding LbetaH domain-containing protein codes for MSFENIGQKEIQRLDRFHSNLSIWNRLERSAWGITWLIFFRPSPRIAFRWRRFLLRCYGATIGENVRIYNSASIFLPRNLTLAAHCVIGPRVDVYCVASIDCGEHVMVSQNVELCAATHDYRQVDLPLVASPIRIEPESWVCASAFIGPGVTIGRGAVVGARSVVFKDVASEDIVAGNPAKRIRSRTEQKSAGGSGT; via the coding sequence ATGTCGTTTGAAAACATCGGCCAGAAAGAGATTCAACGACTCGACCGGTTTCACAGCAATCTTTCAATCTGGAACCGATTGGAAAGATCGGCCTGGGGCATCACATGGCTGATCTTTTTTCGCCCATCCCCAAGAATCGCATTCCGATGGCGACGGTTTCTGCTGCGGTGCTATGGCGCGACAATTGGCGAAAACGTTCGAATCTACAACTCTGCATCAATCTTCTTGCCTCGCAATCTGACGCTTGCGGCGCATTGTGTGATTGGCCCCCGAGTGGACGTCTACTGCGTAGCTTCGATCGACTGCGGCGAGCACGTGATGGTCTCGCAAAATGTTGAGCTATGTGCAGCAACACATGATTACCGCCAAGTAGATCTGCCACTTGTTGCCTCGCCAATTCGCATCGAACCTGAGTCGTGGGTGTGCGCGTCGGCATTCATTGGCCCGGGTGTCACGATTGGACGCGGCGCCGTTGTGGGGGCAAGATCTGTCGTGTTTAAAGATGTGGCCAGCGAGGACATTGTCGCGGGCAACCCGGCGAAGCGAATCCGCTCACGCACAGAACAGAAGTCCGCTGGTGGATCAGGAACGTAA
- a CDS encoding tetratricopeptide repeat protein, translating into MTEYLNPVKWMRWASQFTSNWFLSLPVRDLPKAALAVAVLGLLAICAIAANSESSDWRGRLLDRQLISAFERDDFGTAELVLNRKIRKTPDDPQLLFRLGLAKYAQDEKETAIDLMRLLVKSKRHDPAARWLLFNKFLNKDWSTFSDDDKTEFGQLLAMVHKEAPNEIAIKQVYAEYLIASKDYSKAIPLLDDLSRTQPMRGLQAAVLAREQGNDALADRLARRTLESVERLFEEEPNNVGLVVAVSQNQMFLNRYAEAVRTLEAGISRATKEEDKRILSAKMGDCIVMWVGEIEKASTTTEKERLRVLKMLQVALVFAPQNPRVLTLVADKVLATLNDDDEQIAAVRNALVSGSSPGIAHFIRGTAALMEGEVDRAQTSLSLAAKELPQSGAILNNLAVALSMQSEDNLERALKISDQAILQTINATPHFYETRGQILFRLKRFKEAIPDLERAVSVPSLAKNAHLSLAECYEQIGDDEIAEMHLEASKKEISDPAEEVSEANESTDGEAETSDAEAETAEAELETTETETADADSAQ; encoded by the coding sequence ATGACCGAATATTTGAATCCAGTGAAGTGGATGCGGTGGGCAAGCCAATTCACATCGAACTGGTTTCTATCGTTGCCGGTACGCGATCTTCCCAAGGCTGCTTTGGCGGTTGCCGTTCTTGGCCTATTGGCCATCTGCGCCATCGCCGCCAATTCGGAAAGTTCGGATTGGCGAGGCCGATTGCTGGACCGACAATTGATCTCGGCGTTTGAACGCGACGACTTTGGGACCGCCGAATTGGTCCTAAACCGAAAGATTCGCAAGACACCCGACGACCCACAATTGCTATTTCGACTGGGGCTCGCCAAATACGCTCAAGACGAAAAAGAAACCGCGATCGACCTAATGCGATTGCTGGTGAAGAGCAAACGCCACGACCCAGCGGCGCGATGGCTGCTATTCAACAAGTTCTTGAACAAAGATTGGTCGACGTTTTCCGACGATGACAAGACCGAGTTTGGGCAATTGTTGGCGATGGTCCACAAAGAGGCCCCGAACGAAATCGCGATCAAACAGGTCTATGCTGAATACCTGATTGCATCAAAGGATTACTCAAAAGCAATTCCATTGCTGGACGATCTGTCACGGACACAGCCCATGCGGGGACTGCAAGCAGCTGTATTGGCAAGAGAACAGGGGAACGACGCACTTGCGGACCGACTAGCACGCCGAACGCTTGAATCCGTTGAAAGGTTGTTTGAGGAAGAGCCCAACAATGTCGGCTTGGTGGTAGCGGTTTCGCAGAACCAGATGTTCTTGAATCGCTATGCCGAGGCTGTCCGTACGCTCGAGGCAGGCATCAGTCGCGCAACCAAGGAGGAAGACAAACGCATCCTTTCGGCGAAGATGGGTGACTGTATCGTGATGTGGGTCGGCGAAATCGAAAAAGCGTCAACGACCACTGAAAAAGAACGACTTCGTGTACTGAAAATGTTGCAGGTTGCTCTCGTGTTTGCACCTCAAAACCCACGTGTTTTAACACTGGTTGCCGACAAAGTTTTAGCCACTCTTAACGACGACGACGAACAAATCGCGGCCGTTCGGAACGCATTGGTTAGCGGCAGCTCGCCTGGAATCGCTCACTTTATCCGCGGAACAGCGGCTTTGATGGAAGGTGAGGTCGATCGAGCTCAAACGTCGCTCTCGCTGGCCGCCAAGGAGTTGCCACAAAGCGGAGCGATCCTGAACAACCTGGCCGTCGCTCTTTCAATGCAGAGCGAAGATAACTTGGAGCGAGCCCTGAAGATATCGGATCAAGCGATCCTGCAGACCATCAACGCGACCCCGCACTTCTACGAGACACGTGGTCAGATCCTATTCCGATTGAAACGCTTCAAAGAAGCAATTCCGGATCTCGAGCGTGCCGTTTCGGTTCCAAGCTTGGCCAAGAACGCTCACCTTTCATTAGCCGAATGCTACGAGCAGATTGGCGATGACGAAATCGCAGAAATGCATCTCGAAGCATCCAAGAAAGAGATCTCAGATCCTGCCGAAGAGGTTTCGGAAGCTAACGAGTCCACAGACGGCGAAGCAGAAACAAGTGATGCGGAAGCGGAAACAGCAGAAGCTGAGCTAGAAACAACGGAAACCGAAACCGCTGACGCTGATTCGGCTCAGTGA
- the groES gene encoding co-chaperone GroES: MATATKNKSNIRLQPMGERIVIQRVESEETTAGGIVLPDSAREKPARGTVVAIGSGKLLDDGTRAESQLKNGDKVLFSSYAGETVEIDDVEYLLMREDDVLAVVE, from the coding sequence ATGGCAACAGCCACGAAAAACAAGTCGAATATCCGTCTACAACCGATGGGCGAGCGAATCGTCATTCAACGTGTTGAGAGCGAAGAAACCACCGCTGGCGGTATCGTGCTGCCCGATTCGGCTCGCGAAAAGCCAGCCCGCGGCACTGTCGTCGCAATCGGTAGCGGCAAATTGCTGGATGACGGCACCCGTGCGGAAAGCCAGTTGAAGAATGGCGACAAGGTCCTGTTCAGCAGCTATGCCGGCGAAACAGTCGAAATCGACGACGTCGAATACCTGCTGATGCGTGAAGACGACGTCTTGGCGGTTGTCGAGTAA
- the groL gene encoding chaperonin GroEL (60 kDa chaperone family; promotes refolding of misfolded polypeptides especially under stressful conditions; forms two stacked rings of heptamers to form a barrel-shaped 14mer; ends can be capped by GroES; misfolded proteins enter the barrel where they are refolded when GroES binds), whose translation MPKIIAFDQEAREAIRRGVSKLARTVKVTLGPKGRNVILQKSFGSPTVTKDGVTVAKEIELDDVFENMGARMVREVASKTSDVAGDGTTTATVMAEAVFNEGLKAVVAGVNPIQMKAGIEAAVADITDKLHKMATKVKDKEAMANVATIAANNDREIGDLLADAMSKVGKDGVITVDEGKSLKTEQEWVEGMQFDRGYLSPYFVTDSAAMSVVLEDAYILVFEKKISNIKDMVPLLEKVVQQGKPLLIIAEDVDGEALATLVINRLRGTFTVCAVKAPGYGDRRKAMMEDIAILTGGQAIFEALGTKLETVDLPMLGRAKKIMVDKDNTTIIEGGGKSADIKARIDQIRREIENSSSDYDREKLEERLAKLAGGVAKVNVGAATESEMKEKKARVEDALHATRAAVEEGILPGGGVALLRASAAVKHAENMTEDQIVGYNIVIRACRAPLTMIAENAGQDGGIVCEKVLAGKGNDGYNALTDVYEDMVKAGVIDPTKVTRTALSNAASVATLLLTSDALVAEKPAGKKAGTGGDHDMY comes from the coding sequence ATGCCAAAAATCATTGCATTCGACCAGGAAGCACGCGAAGCGATTCGCCGCGGTGTTTCAAAACTGGCACGTACCGTCAAGGTCACGCTGGGGCCAAAAGGCCGTAACGTCATCTTGCAAAAGAGCTTCGGAAGCCCAACCGTCACCAAGGACGGCGTCACCGTTGCCAAGGAAATTGAGCTCGACGACGTTTTTGAAAACATGGGTGCCCGTATGGTCCGCGAAGTCGCGTCGAAGACCAGCGATGTCGCTGGTGACGGCACGACGACCGCTACCGTGATGGCCGAAGCCGTTTTCAACGAAGGCCTTAAGGCAGTCGTTGCGGGCGTCAACCCAATCCAAATGAAAGCTGGTATCGAAGCCGCTGTGGCCGACATTACCGACAAGCTTCACAAGATGGCGACCAAGGTCAAAGACAAAGAGGCGATGGCGAACGTTGCCACAATCGCAGCTAACAACGATCGCGAAATCGGTGACTTGTTGGCCGACGCGATGAGCAAGGTTGGCAAGGACGGCGTCATCACCGTCGATGAAGGCAAGAGCCTAAAGACCGAACAAGAGTGGGTCGAAGGCATGCAGTTCGATCGCGGCTATTTGTCGCCGTACTTCGTCACCGATTCAGCAGCAATGTCGGTCGTGCTCGAAGACGCCTACATCCTTGTCTTTGAAAAGAAGATCAGCAACATCAAAGACATGGTGCCGCTGTTGGAAAAGGTTGTTCAGCAAGGCAAGCCATTGTTGATCATCGCCGAAGATGTCGACGGTGAAGCCCTTGCAACTTTGGTCATCAATCGCCTGCGTGGCACCTTCACCGTTTGTGCGGTCAAGGCACCTGGTTATGGCGATCGTCGCAAAGCGATGATGGAAGACATTGCAATTCTGACCGGCGGTCAAGCGATTTTCGAAGCTCTCGGAACGAAGCTCGAAACGGTCGACTTGCCGATGCTCGGTCGTGCCAAAAAGATCATGGTCGACAAGGACAACACGACCATCATCGAAGGTGGCGGTAAGAGCGCTGACATCAAGGCGCGTATCGACCAAATCCGTCGCGAAATCGAAAACAGCTCCAGCGATTACGATCGCGAAAAGCTGGAAGAGCGACTCGCAAAGTTGGCCGGTGGCGTTGCCAAGGTCAATGTCGGTGCTGCGACCGAAAGCGAAATGAAAGAGAAAAAGGCTCGTGTCGAAGACGCTCTGCACGCAACGCGTGCGGCAGTCGAAGAAGGCATTTTGCCGGGTGGTGGAGTCGCGTTGTTGCGTGCTTCTGCAGCCGTCAAGCATGCCGAAAACATGACCGAAGATCAAATCGTTGGCTACAACATCGTCATCCGTGCCTGTCGCGCACCGTTGACCATGATCGCCGAAAACGCCGGTCAAGACGGTGGAATTGTTTGCGAGAAAGTGTTGGCCGGAAAGGGCAACGATGGCTACAACGCTTTGACCGACGTCTACGAAGACATGGTCAAGGCTGGTGTCATCGACCCAACGAAGGTCACGCGAACAGCTCTCAGCAACGCCGCCAGCGTTGCAACGTTGCTGTTGACCAGCGATGCATTGGTCGCCGAAAAGCCTGCCGGCAAGAAGGCTGGCACCGGTGGCGACCACGACATGTACTAA
- the xrtU gene encoding exosortase U: MAVPATARNGNSDRARFSLDSRVQTPVLFWSVIFFGVLPFLIKYCAAMWNQDLYQYFPFLLIAVFGLAYLRFDRRVYLPTGLGAHLAILAAICFLVPAAMLQSSWLGAIAFIFLTAAFLGSQRARDGRSLLYLAVPMVMFLRAPLLATYTVMNRLQLITTDLSSILLDVVGVLHNQSTNTIELVSKNLFVAEACSGVQSLFTICFLALVVLVYQRRSLILTPLYLGIAFLFAIAGNVIRVTSIAIAEEWFRVDITTGLRHELIGYLCLAIAAGMLVSFDHLIGLLPFATRTQQSATTTDTEGLVQANAESEFSIGHGLRGMRIGQVVPVAIIVLCGLAMITQYALSETDVRPVVATNQVLYEPSPSFLSGAGAPVRVVSHEVNRDSHGDRNARHGMNSDVWRCGIGSQSGQFVLSQPYMGWHELTICYKVQNWTMTARNAVSVAGEQEPVVVADFLSDNGVHGCLVFSGVNSNGKLPRTPGHSPYARILAPVYPLIMDDFAETSGSAQTLMLQYWMAQPQPINEADKQNAVDAMVKIRRHTAKEIEKTFVESLSQR; encoded by the coding sequence ATGGCTGTTCCAGCGACAGCACGCAATGGCAATTCAGATCGCGCGAGGTTCTCACTTGATTCACGTGTTCAAACGCCGGTGCTATTTTGGAGTGTCATTTTTTTCGGCGTGCTACCGTTCTTGATCAAGTATTGCGCGGCAATGTGGAATCAAGATTTGTACCAGTACTTCCCGTTCCTGCTGATTGCGGTGTTCGGGTTGGCCTACCTACGATTCGATCGTCGCGTCTACTTACCGACGGGCCTTGGGGCACATCTTGCCATTCTGGCCGCGATTTGTTTCTTGGTTCCTGCCGCGATGTTGCAGTCGAGCTGGTTGGGCGCGATCGCTTTCATCTTTTTGACCGCAGCGTTTTTAGGGTCGCAACGAGCAAGGGACGGTCGATCACTGCTGTATCTTGCAGTACCGATGGTCATGTTCTTGCGTGCCCCATTGCTGGCCACGTACACCGTGATGAATCGACTGCAATTGATAACCACTGACTTGTCCAGCATCTTGCTGGATGTAGTTGGCGTTTTGCACAATCAGTCGACAAACACAATCGAACTCGTTTCGAAAAACTTGTTTGTGGCAGAAGCCTGCAGCGGTGTGCAGTCATTGTTCACGATCTGCTTTTTGGCGCTGGTGGTGCTAGTCTATCAACGCCGATCATTGATACTGACGCCGCTTTACCTTGGGATTGCGTTTCTGTTTGCGATTGCCGGAAACGTGATTCGAGTCACTTCGATCGCGATTGCCGAAGAATGGTTTCGCGTCGATATCACAACAGGGCTTCGACATGAATTGATCGGCTATCTCTGTCTAGCGATCGCGGCCGGGATGCTGGTGTCATTTGACCATTTGATCGGATTATTGCCTTTTGCGACACGGACCCAGCAAAGTGCGACCACGACCGACACGGAAGGCTTGGTCCAGGCAAATGCCGAGTCAGAATTTTCAATCGGGCACGGGTTACGCGGGATGCGAATTGGCCAAGTGGTACCTGTTGCGATTATCGTGTTGTGCGGACTTGCGATGATCACTCAGTATGCGTTGAGTGAAACGGATGTGCGTCCCGTGGTGGCAACCAACCAGGTCCTCTATGAACCGTCCCCCAGTTTCCTTAGCGGAGCAGGTGCCCCCGTTCGCGTTGTATCGCACGAAGTCAATCGAGACTCTCACGGCGATCGCAACGCAAGACACGGAATGAATTCGGACGTGTGGCGTTGTGGCATCGGGTCGCAATCTGGTCAATTCGTTTTGAGCCAGCCGTACATGGGGTGGCACGAGTTGACGATTTGCTACAAGGTTCAAAACTGGACCATGACAGCTCGCAATGCCGTCTCGGTTGCCGGCGAACAGGAACCTGTGGTCGTTGCCGATTTCCTGTCGGACAACGGCGTGCACGGCTGTTTGGTTTTCTCGGGCGTCAACTCGAACGGAAAACTTCCGCGGACGCCTGGTCATTCGCCGTATGCTCGCATTTTGGCGCCCGTCTATCCGTTGATCATGGATGACTTTGCCGAAACGTCGGGGAGTGCCCAAACGTTAATGCTGCAGTACTGGATGGCTCAGCCGCAACCGATCAATGAAGCCGACAAACAAAATGCTGTCGACGCGATGGTCAAGATTCGTCGGCATACCGCAAAAGAGATCGAAAAAACGTTTGTCGAGTCACTCTCGCAGCGGTGA
- a CDS encoding polysaccharide biosynthesis tyrosine autokinase — protein sequence MKAQQLTEPRFSDPNQGLTASAQTENQAVNIADAVWRYRWAVALPVIVGAVCGLLIYLQLPETYRSTTRLMIESDNKAMLESMSGEVIGGVPGLDIVESQLFSDRVLAATFANPRMRPFQSEFESHQAMFNDIALNSLELEPEVDDLRTAQSVVALLHFESDVEELCQPVVQSFSESLQDYYNENYKSNRGDLINLIAKGMEQLHPKMLDLESRYREFRRDAPLAWDSQGIAINPHRERQLFLVGRRSEVTEKLREKAVEVAAIESIIRESKSDPLLGLNIIGELLGKSFTMPNSQGRLEDLQQGDAELAKNNLAQELVPLMIERNKFESEYGPSHPSVKVLDSQLETMRSELQRLVEEKTTRVMTLMSESLADPRERAIEAVNAVVLASKAQVALLTSQVKELDSQIEDERTEAAKLAQFEQENQAQLREIERTRELLNQLEEQMARVNLVEDERGTRVVELTAPSLAYKVGPSLIKTVGAGSILGILLGCGLAILLEKNANTFRDPDEIADILGVPVLTHIPFFKGKVKKSVKGDINPYEKFDQSLAVVHMPASIPAEAIRSCRTSVFFELTGSGSWGSAEKSPGGRVIQVTSPLPGDGKSTIAGNLACSIAQSGKRTLVIDCDLRRPQLTDNFDMADQKGLTDVLNCECDALDACHVTPLRNLFVMPSGAIPANPAEALTLPEMSNMMEMLREKYDYILLDTPPLLVVTDPSITASMVDGVVVALRIRRKSRHNARESINILRSVSARILGIVINNSDEAGASDGYRGYGYYRYGRHTSRYYRAGKSGKSHKPSQPLIISGRGSKPQAKATSAKATSAQAATPSTLGESTLKDLTD from the coding sequence ATGAAAGCTCAACAGCTTACCGAACCTCGGTTTTCTGATCCGAACCAAGGATTAACCGCCTCGGCTCAAACTGAGAACCAAGCGGTCAACATTGCCGATGCAGTGTGGCGTTACCGCTGGGCGGTCGCCCTGCCGGTCATCGTTGGCGCAGTTTGCGGATTGCTGATTTACCTGCAGTTGCCGGAAACCTATCGCAGCACAACTCGTTTGATGATCGAGTCTGACAACAAAGCGATGCTAGAATCGATGAGTGGCGAGGTGATCGGTGGCGTACCAGGCTTGGATATCGTTGAATCTCAACTTTTCAGCGATCGTGTGCTTGCTGCGACGTTCGCGAATCCGCGTATGCGACCGTTTCAAAGCGAATTCGAAAGCCATCAGGCGATGTTCAACGACATCGCTTTAAATTCGCTTGAACTGGAACCGGAGGTTGACGATCTTCGAACAGCGCAGTCGGTGGTGGCATTGTTGCATTTCGAAAGTGACGTCGAAGAGCTTTGCCAACCAGTCGTGCAGTCGTTTAGCGAATCACTGCAAGATTACTACAACGAAAATTACAAAAGCAATCGCGGCGACCTGATCAATCTGATCGCCAAGGGGATGGAACAGCTGCACCCGAAGATGCTTGATCTCGAATCTCGCTATCGCGAATTTCGACGCGATGCGCCATTGGCATGGGACTCCCAAGGCATCGCAATCAATCCGCACCGTGAACGCCAATTGTTTTTGGTGGGTCGCCGCAGTGAAGTGACCGAGAAACTACGAGAGAAGGCGGTCGAAGTTGCCGCGATCGAGTCGATCATTCGGGAATCTAAATCGGACCCGCTGCTGGGTTTGAACATCATCGGCGAACTGCTGGGCAAGAGCTTCACGATGCCCAACTCACAAGGCCGCCTGGAAGACCTGCAACAGGGTGACGCTGAACTGGCGAAGAACAATTTGGCGCAAGAGTTGGTACCGTTGATGATCGAACGCAACAAATTCGAATCGGAATACGGCCCCAGTCACCCTTCGGTCAAGGTACTCGACTCGCAGCTCGAAACGATGCGTAGCGAGTTGCAACGATTGGTCGAAGAGAAAACCACTCGCGTGATGACGTTGATGAGTGAGTCGCTGGCGGATCCACGCGAGCGAGCCATTGAAGCAGTCAACGCCGTCGTCTTGGCATCGAAAGCACAAGTGGCACTGCTGACATCTCAGGTCAAAGAACTTGACTCGCAAATCGAAGACGAGCGAACCGAAGCCGCGAAATTGGCTCAGTTCGAACAAGAAAACCAAGCTCAACTTCGCGAAATCGAGCGTACTCGCGAATTACTGAATCAGCTCGAAGAACAAATGGCTCGAGTCAATCTGGTTGAAGACGAACGCGGTACGCGAGTCGTCGAGCTAACGGCACCATCGCTGGCATACAAGGTCGGTCCGAGTTTGATCAAAACCGTCGGTGCTGGCAGCATCCTTGGCATTCTGTTGGGATGCGGTCTTGCGATCCTGTTGGAAAAGAACGCCAACACATTCCGCGACCCAGACGAAATCGCCGACATTTTGGGGGTTCCTGTCCTGACCCACATTCCATTCTTCAAAGGCAAGGTGAAGAAGAGTGTGAAGGGCGATATAAATCCGTACGAGAAATTCGACCAATCTCTGGCGGTCGTCCATATGCCGGCGTCGATTCCGGCGGAAGCGATCCGGAGCTGCCGAACGTCAGTCTTCTTTGAATTGACAGGCAGCGGATCATGGGGTTCGGCTGAAAAGTCACCGGGCGGCCGAGTCATTCAAGTGACCAGTCCGCTGCCGGGTGATGGCAAGAGTACGATCGCCGGCAACCTGGCTTGCTCGATCGCGCAAAGTGGTAAGCGAACGCTTGTGATCGACTGTGACCTTCGGCGTCCACAATTGACGGACAACTTCGACATGGCGGACCAGAAAGGTTTGACCGATGTCCTGAACTGCGAGTGCGATGCACTTGACGCTTGTCATGTGACGCCGCTTCGCAACTTGTTCGTGATGCCAAGCGGTGCGATCCCAGCAAACCCAGCAGAAGCTTTGACGTTGCCAGAGATGAGCAACATGATGGAAATGCTTCGCGAGAAGTATGACTACATCTTGCTGGACACTCCACCATTGCTGGTGGTCACTGACCCAAGCATCACGGCTAGCATGGTGGACGGAGTCGTGGTTGCCTTGCGGATTCGGCGCAAGAGTCGGCACAACGCTCGCGAATCAATCAACATCCTACGTTCGGTGAGTGCACGGATTTTGGGCATTGTGATCAACAACTCTGACGAAGCCGGCGCGAGCGACGGATACCGTGGATACGGATATTACCGATACGGTCGACACACCAGTCGCTATTATCGAGCCGGTAAATCCGGAAAGTCGCACAAGCCTTCGCAGCCCTTGATCATCTCCGGCAGGGGATCGAAGCCGCAAGCCAAAGCAACGTCAGCGAAGGCCACATCTGCCCAAGCGGCAACTCCGTCAACGTTGGGGGAATCAACGCTGAAGGATCTTACTGATTAG